aaaatttTGTAGTTCAGAAATGTGTCTCACACTGAAATTCTCCACCTTTTTAGCTAGCCATATCAATATCATATCAATGAGTAGGATAATGCTGTCATAGATGTTAACTGCCAGTGAATACAGTAAATAGTATCTTTCCCTTAAACCGAGCTATTCACTTTCAATCTACAGAACTGAATCCTGCCTTCATCATGTCTCACTCTGTGCAACAGCCATGGAAAAACTTCAGTGGACGCCTCAAAAGCCCCTTGCCTTGCTCCAATGCTGAGCACCAGGAACTGCTGGAGTTTGAGTCTTTTGGGACGATGGGGCCAATGCCTCGTGGCGCGTTCACAGATggtacaagtgtgtgtgtctgtctgtcagtgtgatACAGATAATCAGGAGATTATATGTaatcaaaacatatttatttgatgCATATTTTCACAAGTCATTGGTCTTATTTAATAATGTACATTGACACCCCTTGGCCTCAAAGGGCTATTGTGTGATATCCGCCGGCCCAACAAGATGTTTAAATCATGTTTCAGTTTGGATTTTTTCATTCTGAAAACCAACATTTTTGTCTTTGCCCTGCATGAAATAAAGCTTCAATATTTCAGAAAAAATGACAAACCTGAAAGTCAAAACTTCCTTGATGCACAGTATTCCAGGATTAAGATTTACAACAGTCTTCAGTCTTCCTTCAAACACCCCGccatcataaaataaaatcttataTCTGTAAAATGCTTTAGAACACTGTTTGCTGCAATGCTGCACCACAGTGGCTACTGCATAATTTAATAGACCTGAGTAACTTCTCCATAGAATTGCTTTGAGACAAAGTGGTACTTCACCTGCTTGACATTTTAGAGTATTTTTAATTTACTGTGTCCTCGTCTCATTTCACATGATACCTGATGGTTTAAAAATCATTGTTTATCCTCTGATCTTATTTTCAGCCAACCTGAGCTGTGTTAGCATGGACTTGATGCAAAATGAGAACTTGAGGGACCATAACACTAACTTGTACGCTGGAATGAAAGACACACTCATCATCCGAAGGGGTCAGGAGTTCAAGATAACCCTTCATTTCAACCAGCCTATAACTCCCAACGACAAGTTCCAGATGGAGTTTTACATTGGTACgattttttttgccattgttCTTCCATTGATTTTCATGTCTGctttttatattgttatatattatatgttaTATTATATTGTTCATAAAAAAAGTTTTCTTATAATGAATTAATAACTGTAGGTGACAAAGGACAACATAGTTCATTCATTGAATTAAGGAAATCTTATTAGATTAAACTTACAATAATATGTATCTTTAATTGACAATCCCTTATTGATGATCTGCAGGTTCCTCCTGCAGTCAAATTCATAATTAAATTAATGTGCAATTATGAACAAATGACTAGCAATAGTTGCTTGATGTAATTGAGAATTCCTTGGGCTACAACTTATTTTACAGTCGATAAAAAAGGATTCTTAAAGGGAGCTTCCTCTGTCATTGTAggggaaaacattttggttCCTGGTTAAATCATTTTGTGTTCCATGTAAAATCGAAAAAGGGTTCCCCTTTAGGAAAAATGAATGATTTCCCATTTTGGGAAAATGAAGTTGAATGGTAGGAAACGCATTTATAAAGGCAACTTTTGTAAAGGCAactgaatgaaaaataaaatgtagattTATGCAAGGCTTTTATTGTAATGAAGGTCTTTCAATATCCAGGCTGTTGGCGTACTGTATAGGTGAAGATCTGGAACAgcctataatttttttttcagagaGGTCTGATTTCTTTTAACTAATACAACAAATAACATAATGTGGAAACACCTGGAAGATGAGTGGCGACCTTTTCATTTCACCCTAGGTACCAATTGTTGCGTTACCAATGGCACAAAGAACATTGTCAGCTTTGACAGCACCTCGTCTCGAAGTGGGAAGTGGACGGGTCAAATAATCCAAAAAGAAGGAGACATATGCGTGGTGGGCATCACTCCTTCTCCGAGCACTATCGTTGGAAAGCACAAGATGAATCTGGCCATCATTGGTAACCGCGGAGTAAACAGGTCACcgagtatatatttatatatcctGTTCAACGCCTGGGTGCCTGGTGAGTCAAATCTgtcattgtagtgttttacccCGGCCCAATCTGGTTTCCCTCTGTACACTGCCAAAGATTAACCATAAGAAACCTTTGACCATGATGGCTTGCAAGAGCTTAtagtaaatatataaaaacagacaaacatgcattataaaaacattttaaatgacgaATGTGTAACAGGTTCTCAGCAAGAACACAGTAAATACATGCTTACATTAATTATTTGGAAAGATGAATGAACCTGTATATTAACATCTTGAGGCTGCAATGTATTTTTGATATCTGCAGAAGATGAGGTGTTTATGACTGatgaagcagacagacaggagtaTGTGATGAATGAAAAGGGCTGCATGTACCAGGACGATTCAGGCTCTGGAAAACTATGGCTTTTTGggcaggtgaagtgaatgactacacacacacacatgcacacgcacttgcgcgcacacacacacacacacacaatgatcaAATATTGTAGAACAATGTAAACGTTGTATATACATTTAAGGTGGCGTCATTATAgttctttctttttatttgtgttaattTTAAAGTGTGCTTCTATTTTGCCTCAATTGTAGTTTGAGCAAGGAGTCCTAGATGCCTGTATCCGGATCTTGGACGACTCACAAATGCCTATAAAAAGCAGAGGCAATGTTTTCCATGTTAGCCGGAATGGCTCTTCAATGGTTAGTGAGAATTATAGAATATATTGTAGTGGGTGGAGGCACAAAACTTAGATTTAGTGTGAGGTACCAGAAGGCGTTCATTAACCCAAAACAGGCAAAGGGGAAAATGAAACAGCTGCTGGTTGGTGAACTCCCAGCCTTTGGGCCCTGATGGCTGCTGGTTGGTGACCTCCCAGCCTTTGGGCCCTGATGGCTGCTGGTTGGTGATCTCCCAGCCTTTGGGCCCTGATGGCTGCTGGTTGGTGATCTCCCAGCCTTTGGGCCCTGATGGCTGCTGGTTGGTGACCTCCCAGCCTTTGGGCCCTGATGGCTGCTGGTTGGTGACCTCCCAGCCTTTGGGCCCTGATGGCTGCTGTCAGGATTTTGggtttctgtcttttgtcttcTCTCATCTggaacaagagagagaaaacatacaGATTGGTTCACAACTAGCCTCTTCTTCCTTTATTCtttctttattatttgtatatcaTAGTTCCATAACAAGTGTAAACaaaattaatgtttgtttgtttacatacAAACTTGTAATAGTtgattttaatttgaataaagaaaataattaacatgTTAGGGGTGTGGTAGCTTGATCAAATATTGTCTTGCAAAAGTTTGAAAACTCAAAACCAATCCCTCGAGGACAACCAAGGCCTCAATGGCagtcaacattttatttcagaagAACATATCCTTATATATCGTGCACTGacttctttttttcttatttttcttatttgtggAAAAAGATTAACTTTCAGAGGAATCGTGGGGTCCTGGTTGGCAACTGGAGCAAAGACTTTTCAAATGGCAAAGCACCAACCTTATGGATCGGCAGTGTCCAAATCTTGCTTGAGTATGTTAGCAAGGGACCTGTCAAGTATGCCCAGTGCTGGGTCTTTGCTGGAGTGTTCAACACCTGTGAGTGCCACATTAAATATTATTCATATGATCACATTATGAAAATAGACTTTTTAGTAAGAAGATGTAGTAGGTGAGGTCTGATCACATTCCACGTATTATCATATTATCAAAGATATTATCATATCATATATCCAATCAGTGATGTCAAGATAGGTTTGAATTTTCGGGTTAGGATGTCTCTTGATGTAGTGAGACTAGTCTGAGGTACACTTGGCAATTAGCCTGTTTTGTCAGAAAGAGTGGATCCCCTCAAAGCTGTTCGGTGGTGTTTccaaaaagaacaaaatgaacATCAACCAGATGGAAAACATACCAATCCATAATACAATAATGATAGAAGTATATTAATGATCTGACAACTGACAAGAGTTTTGGGAAAAACCTAGCCTGGCTTTTTTCCATACTGACTGAAGATCTAGTTAATTAGTAAATAGCTGAAACCAGACACATGAAATAAGAAACGCTATGTATTTTTTACCCTGGGATTATTTGGAAAAATTCCTTTTCATATTTGCTGATACAATCCACCCTCCTGATGTGCCAAAATAGAGACCAAATAGGCCACTTTAAAATTAAAAGGGCTTTTTGTGATGTCACAAAACAACCTTCTGACTGCACATTTTTacatggggggggtgggggggggcagtagttcatgatattattattatattttcttccTTTGATCTGGTTTCATCTGAATAACATTCTTATACACAACAAATACACAATCAAGTGAATGGCTAAGTGGGACCGaaactttgactggtactgtatgtgctgTCTATCCTCTTTAACcctgcctctcctctccctcagtcCTGCGGTGCCTGGGCATCCCTGCCAGGGTGATCACCAACTTCAACTCTGCTCATGACAGTAATGGGAATATAGTAACAGATCTTATCTTCACTCTCAATGGCACTCGACTTGAGCTGAATGAAAGCCTTTCCAAGGATTCTGTCTGGtagttatatatatacatatatatcatTACTAACTATAAATATTTCCAGGGAAAAGCACAAGCTCTGCATTGGTAGTTATATTCCAACTCGTTCTTTCACTctgaataataatgaaataccTTGATACTGTAAACAGCTTAGCATGGTGTATGGTTGCATGGTGAAGGtgaaaatgttgtaaatgaaagaaaatatgagtgcAGGGTGCCAGATAGCATTCTTGATTGTTACAGGGGGCCAGATAGCATTCTTGATTGTTACAGGGTGCCAGATAATGTTCTTGATTGTTACAGGGTGTCAGATAGTGTTCTTGATTGTTACAGGGTGTCAGATAGTGTTCTTGATTGTTACAGGGTGTCAGATAATGTTCTTGATTGTTACAGGGTGTCAGATAATGTTCTTGATTGTTACAGGGTGTCAGATAGTGTTCTTGATTGTTACAGGGTGTCAGATAGTGTTCTTGATTGTTACAGGGTGTCAGATAATGTTCTTGATTGTTACAGGGTGTCAGATAATGTTCTTGATTGTTACAGGGTGTCAGATAATGTTCTTGATTGTTACAGGGTGTCAGATAATGTTCTTGATTGTTACAGGGTGTCAGATAGTGTTCTTGATTGTTACAGGGTGTCAGATAGTGTTCTTGATTGTTACAGGGTGTCAGATAATGTTCTTGATTGTTACAGGGTGTCAGATAATGTTCTTGATTGTTACAGGGTGTCAGATAGTGTTCTTGATTGTTACAGGGGGCCAGATTGTGTTCTTGATAGTTTCAGGGGGCCACATAGTTTTTTTGATTGGTGTAGGGTGCCAGATAGTTTTCCTGATTGGTGCAAGGTACCACATAATGTTTAACAGAGGTTTCCATTGTTTCCATAGGAACTACCACTGCTGGAACGAGGCATATATGTCCAGGCCTGATCTCCCTGCTGCCCATAACCTCGGTGGATGGCAGGTGGTAGATGCCACCCCCCAGGAAACCAGCGATGGTAAGTGAGAACATacactggatataaaaagtctacacacccctgttaaaatgccaggttcttgtgatgtaaaagaatgagacaaagataaatcatgtcagaactttttccacctttaatgtgacctataacgtgaacagtctttgagggggaagaatgaaaaataaaaaccttacaataacctggttgcataattgtgcacattataggtcacataaaagtggaaaaagatgatttatctttgtctcattcttttacaccacaaaaacctggcattttaacaggggtggtaatactttttatatccactgtacataaggCCCACAAACAAATGGCTAACgggatatttcattttttagcaTGTTAGACATCATTTTACACTTACtattttacacatacagttgttTTGGTAAAGTTCAGTTTCTGAGATATATTTGGCCGTCTTGTTGTG
The Esox lucius isolate fEsoLuc1 chromosome 21, fEsoLuc1.pri, whole genome shotgun sequence DNA segment above includes these coding regions:
- the LOC105028302 gene encoding coagulation factor XIII A chain; translated protein: MSHSVQQPWKNFSGRLKSPLPCSNAEHQELLEFESFGTMGPMPRGAFTDANLSCVSMDLMQNENLRDHNTNLYAGMKDTLIIRRGQEFKITLHFNQPITPNDKFQMEFYIGTNCCVTNGTKNIVSFDSTSSRSGKWTGQIIQKEGDICVVGITPSPSTIVGKHKMNLAIIGNRGVNRSPSIYLYILFNAWVPEDEVFMTDEADRQEYVMNEKGCMYQDDSGSGKLWLFGQFEQGVLDACIRILDDSQMPIKSRGNVFHVSRNGSSMINFQRNRGVLVGNWSKDFSNGKAPTLWIGSVQILLEYVSKGPVKYAQCWVFAGVFNTFLRCLGIPARVITNFNSAHDSNGNIVTDLIFTLNGTRLELNESLSKDSVWNYHCWNEAYMSRPDLPAAHNLGGWQVVDATPQETSDGYYRCGPCSVKAVKEGLLSHQYDSIFVFAEVNSKVNMHKIDPKTGKSEIFKVDTEYVGRKIITKSIGENNYDPVDITETYKYPKGSKEKQEIMQRLEQTYGTVSEMQDDGEEPNVEMTLERSVHPVRLGDAFQVTVVFQNRSQETRTIQAYMVGSVVYYTNIHTAKVNELDIEITLKPMETSRVQVDMLAEEYLPHMSFQSHVRFTVTATCMENSQHLMVMDTLHLESPEFVFSMNGPARMNRVTFVTVQFTNPFTFALHDVNMAMTGPRIMSHRKKTFSLIEPGATISWTESCTPTLSGENMLYAVLDCPKLGNVRGNWIISIQP